The window AAGTAGATGTGATGTTAGATTTAGGTTTTAGACATCAGCTTATTAATATTTTTGATATCCTTCCAGAAAAAAGACAGAACATTATGTTTTCTGCAACTATGACGGAAGATGTTAGTGAACTTATTAATGATTTCTTTATCCAACCAGAACGCGTTTCTATTGCTGTTTCTGGTACACCGTTAGATAATATTGCACAAACAAAATATACGACACCTAACTTTCATACCAAACTGAATCTATTAAAACACTTGCTTCAAGATACTGAAACATATAATAAAGTTTTAATTTTTGTGGCTTATAAGAAAATGGCCGATCGTTTGTTTGAAGCTTTAGACGAAGAGTTTCATGAAGAACTTTGTGTGATTCACTCGAACAAAACACAAAACTACAGGTTGCGAAGTATTGAGCAATTTAGAGAAGGTTTTAATCGGATTTTGGTCGCAACAGATGTAATGGCTCGTGGATTAGATATTGATAATGTAAGTCATGTTATCAATTTTGATACGCCAGATTTCCCTGAAAACTACATGCATAGAATTGGTAGAACTGGTCGTGCAGAACGTGAAGGACAATCTATTATTTTTACTACGGAAAAAGAGCAAGATTCTTTAGAAACTATCGAAGAATTAATGCAAATGGAAATTCCGCATTTAGCCATTCCTGATGAAGTAGTTATTTCTGATGAATTAATAGAAGAAGAAAGACCACAAATAAAAGAACGTAACAATCCGCACAAACGTTTAAAAGACGAGGATGCTCCAGGACCTGCTTTCCATGAAAAATCGGAAAAAAATTCGAAAGAAAACTTAGGTGGTTCGTACAAATTTAAAATTGCCGCGAAGTATAAAAAGCCTAAAACGCGTGGGGATAAAAATTACCAAAAGCATAATAAGAATAAGAAGCGTTAGAGTTATTGGCTGTTAGCAATTTAAAAATTTTATTTCAACTTCATTTTTAATTTCAACTTCATAAAACAGATGTAACTCATCGAAAATAGTTCTGTTTCAGAATAAAAAAAATAATTTTTCGTTAGATTTATGGAAGCACCATAAATAAATTGTCCATGTCTACTGCTATTTTTAATTTATTTCCTAACCTAGAACCTTTTCATCATGACACCCATTATGAAGATTTGTTTTTAAATCAGCATTGGGTTTTAGTAAATGGCATTACCAATAAAAAAGCGGTTTATGTTTTTAAAGATGAAAACACACTTCACATTATAGAAAACGAAAACACTTCAGAAACTTCTTGGTGTATCGATGTAAAAAACACTTTTTCTATTGAAACTGAAGACGGAAAAACTACCGTAAAAGCATATTTTAAAGACGACGATATTTTAGTATTAAACAGAACACAAACAGACGATTGTGCAGTTTTTATAAACGAAGACCGTTGTTCGGAAATCTTAAATACTTTGGAAGACGTACAGCAATTTCTTCATGACAAATACAAGGAAAAAGCCGCCAGTTTAATATCAGATCACGAGTTTTACTATATTGAAAAAGCCGAAGAATTTGGTCCTTTTACCGTAGCACAACTTTCTGAAAAAGTAGAAAACAAAAAAATAAGCATCTTCTGTTTTGTTAGAGATGTTAATGAACACAATTACAATAAACGCCTTCGTATTCGAGATTTATTAAGGGAATTATAAAATTCTTTTCATTTTAAATACCTACAAGGTTAAAAAAGCCTTGCAGGATATTTTATAATATAATTATTCTTTTTGCAATGCTCTTAAAAGAAGAATTCCAATTCTAGCAATAATAAAAGTTAGTAACCCAAATAGCGCTGTTAATAAAGACACTTTTAATCCTCCAGCAAAAACCGCTGGATCTGCATTTCCCATTGCTTCTAAAGAATCGAAAGCCGAAATTAATCCGAAAACAGAAGCAAAAAAGCCAATTACCAATCCAAGAAGACTACTATCTGTTGCTAGTTTTAGCATCTTTTTGGAAACAGCATTATTCTTCTTTAGATCCACAAATCCTTTAATTAAAAAGAAAATAGAAAGTAATAAACAGATTAGTATTAAGGTCATCATAAAGAATCCTCCTTCTTCAAAACGATCTGCAATTTGAATGGTTAAAAATTTCATAAGTATTCGATTTATAATTAATGATGTGACAAACATAGTTTCATTTTTTAGTTTAAAAATTAAAATGCGATAGATAACCAATTTAGCTCCGTAAACAACCGAAGCTAAAATAGCCACTTCTTCTCTATCCTTTTTTAAAGCATTTTTTTGGTGTTTCGCCAGACTGATTAAACAATAAGGTTTGTTCTTTTACATTAAATTTTAAGACCACACCTAAATCTAATTCAAACTCATTTTCACTAGTTGCATTTAAAGTTTTTAAATCTCTTCCTTCTGGACCTCCTTGCAATGCTTCGCCATTGGACTTAAATACTAAATTAAATGGTAAACCTTCACAAGAATAAACACCTTCGAATTGTTTCAATTCCTTTTCTGTTAAACGAATAGTATTGAAATTGGGAATAAATAATGCTTCCTCTTGCATAGTTGCCATCGCATTAAACATAATTGGCATTAATCCGAAATCTAAAGCATTCGCGGTAAAAGCAATTGCGGTTTTAGTTGCAGGAATATACATCACCATGGACTTAAAAGAATCAATGGATCCATTGTGTGCAAAAATGGTTTGTCCGCCTTTTTCTGCACTCATAATACCGCTTCCATATTCGTCTTTAATAGTCGTCATCTTTTCAAAACTCTTTTTGGACATCAGTTTATTATTAAACAATGCGTCCATAAAAACCACTAAATCCTCAGTATTAGAAACCATTGCTCCTGCACCACCTGGATTACTTAAATGTGCTTGATTTGCTTCGTGCAAAGAAGCATCGTCTTCGTAATAATAAGAAAGTGCCTCATTATTTTTCGGATGAATTACATCGCCATAATAGGTGTTTTTCAATTGCAATTTATCTGTAATTCGTTTTTTTAGAATCGTTTTATAGTTCTCATCTTCGATACTTTCTAAAATATATCCGAGCAAAATATAGTTGGTATTACTGTATTCATTTTTTTCGTTTGGCTGAAAATCGACAGCATGTGATTTAATTAAATCTAGCATTTCGTTTTTCGTAATCGGGTTATGTTCGTTAAAATTCTCATCTCTAGGAATATTAAACAATCCGCTACTATGATTTAGCATATTAGCAATTGTAATTTTTGAAGCATTTGGAATTTCAGGAAAGTAATTCGACAGTTTTTCCTCTAGTTTTATTTTTCCTTCATCTACAAATTGAAAAATCATAACCGCTGTAAATGTCTTTGTTACCGAGCCAATTCTAAATTTAGAAGCGATGGTATTTGGTGTTTTTTCATCTGAAGTAATAGATTGATACCCTAACGAATTATGGTAAACGGATTTCCCGTCTTTTAAAATCGATAAACTTCCCATGAGTTTATTATTTCCATGAAGGACTTCTAAAAATTGATCTAACTGTTTGAAATTTTGCGCTTTAGAGCTATTAAAAACTACAATAAATAGAAGTAGAATAAGTATTTTTTTCATTGGTGCGGTTTTAAATTAAACATGCTACAAACCTAAATAAGAAAGACCTACAATAATTTTATTTGCGACGAACGACCTGTTTAGCAATTAATACAACCTCCATGTTAAAACAAGTACTAAATCTGTTATTCGTCTACAAAAAATATAATCGCGCAAAAAATATAGTATTATTGTAAATTACAAAGACTGTATGTTTTTATATAAAATAATATGCATTATTAAGTTCGAGTAATTTGGGATATAAAAATCGTTTACAAGAATTACTATTTAAAATAAATTACTAATTCTCGATACAAATTTCATGTTCGAAAAAACATGAAATCCACTCGAATTGACAAAATGTAAACCAAAAAGACAACGGATAAATTAAACCACTAGATGTTTACCAAAAAAGACATTTTAAATAAAATAGGACAAATTACACTTCACATCCTTTTCTGGGGTGTTGTACTCTTGTTTTTTACTTATTTTTTTGGTGTTGGTAGTAAAAACTATGAAGAGACCTTAACGTTTTCGTTATTTCTATTACCAATAACCATAGCAACAACCTATGTTTCCATATACAAACTAATACCAGATTATCTAGTCACCAAACGGTATTTCCGATTTGTTTTATACAGCGTCTACACCATAATTATTTCGGGATATTTAATTATGGTTTCCGTTTTTTTTAGTCTGATATATGTATCCAATTTTAAATATGCGGATATGAATCCGTTAACGAGGAATATTATTTTAATTACCACAGCAGTTTACATCGTGGTGGTATTGGTTAGTGCTTTTAAATTATTAAAATTAAATTTGAAACATGCCGAAAAAACAAAAGCATTA is drawn from Lacinutrix sp. WUR7 and contains these coding sequences:
- a CDS encoding MotA/TolQ/ExbB proton channel family protein is translated as MKFLTIQIADRFEEGGFFMMTLILICLLLSIFFLIKGFVDLKKNNAVSKKMLKLATDSSLLGLVIGFFASVFGLISAFDSLEAMGNADPAVFAGGLKVSLLTALFGLLTFIIARIGILLLRALQKE
- a CDS encoding DEAD/DEAH box helicase, translating into MSTFQDLNLNTPLYNALDDLGFTIPTPIQAEAFNVVSSGKDMVGIAQTGTGKTFAYMLPILKNLSYSRQENPRVLVLVPTRELVVQVVDEIEKLSKYINNRVLGVYGGTNINTQKQAIAEGIDILVATPGRMYDLALSRVLQLKSIQKLVIDEVDVMLDLGFRHQLINIFDILPEKRQNIMFSATMTEDVSELINDFFIQPERVSIAVSGTPLDNIAQTKYTTPNFHTKLNLLKHLLQDTETYNKVLIFVAYKKMADRLFEALDEEFHEELCVIHSNKTQNYRLRSIEQFREGFNRILVATDVMARGLDIDNVSHVINFDTPDFPENYMHRIGRTGRAEREGQSIIFTTEKEQDSLETIEELMQMEIPHLAIPDEVVISDELIEEERPQIKERNNPHKRLKDEDAPGPAFHEKSEKNSKENLGGSYKFKIAAKYKKPKTRGDKNYQKHNKNKKR
- a CDS encoding serine hydrolase, whose product is MKKILILLLFIVVFNSSKAQNFKQLDQFLEVLHGNNKLMGSLSILKDGKSVYHNSLGYQSITSDEKTPNTIASKFRIGSVTKTFTAVMIFQFVDEGKIKLEEKLSNYFPEIPNASKITIANMLNHSSGLFNIPRDENFNEHNPITKNEMLDLIKSHAVDFQPNEKNEYSNTNYILLGYILESIEDENYKTILKKRITDKLQLKNTYYGDVIHPKNNEALSYYYEDDASLHEANQAHLSNPGGAGAMVSNTEDLVVFMDALFNNKLMSKKSFEKMTTIKDEYGSGIMSAEKGGQTIFAHNGSIDSFKSMVMYIPATKTAIAFTANALDFGLMPIMFNAMATMQEEALFIPNFNTIRLTEKELKQFEGVYSCEGLPFNLVFKSNGEALQGGPEGRDLKTLNATSENEFELDLGVVLKFNVKEQTLLFNQSGETPKKCFKKG